The stretch of DNA CTGGCAGGCAGAATGGGAACCTTCCCGGCCTGGCTGGACCCCCGTGTGAGCGAGGCTGCAGTGCAGGGATGGCCACCGGGTGCCCTTCTCCTATCCCCTGTCccagcacagtgctgctgccCGAGCCCCCCCGCACACCCGCAGCCCCCCACCCCTCTGCTGCCCACCCTTACCCCTCCATGCAGGCTCAGGGTGCTGGCCGGGCGACACTCGCAGGCTCTCCCTCCCCTTGCATCTGCCGTCCTGGTTCCTGGGGGGAAAAGCGGGACTGGGAGCGGTGTGCCGGGTCGGCGAGGAGCCGGGCATCCCCGGCCGCGCAGGATGAGCCGCCGGCGGAGACGGGGTGTGGGTCAGAGCGTGTGACTCACCCGGGCTGGCCCGGCCCTGCGGGGTCCCTGGCGAAGGCGAGAGGCAGCGCATGATCATGTACTCCGCATCCTCTGCTGCAGGGGGAGCGCCCGgtcacagccccgctcccggccccttccctgctgcccaccGGGCGCTAACCCGTCCACCCCACCCGCAGACCCGCGCTCACATGGGGGGCTCTGCAGCCGGGAGAGGAGATCAGCCACCGACTTCTTCTTGGCCCGAGCCGCGGTGCTGAGGCTTTCCCGGTccaggatgaggaggaaggaccGCAGGTCCGACAGCAGCTTGTCCAGGTCTGCAGGGGACAGGGACGTGCCATCGCACCCTGCCAGaggagggtgcaggcagggatgccTGTCCCCTGCCCGCCACactgggcagggctggcaggggctctCCGATGCCGAGCAAACAGACGTGGGGGTTACGTGCCCTGTGCCGCCGGCTGTGCCCCCGCTCCCGGCACCTGCCCCGGCTCCGCACAATCCCGCTATTGACAGGCCCGGGGTGCcgggggaggatgaggaggggggacggggacccGTGCCGCTGAAGGCTCCTCTGTGTGTGCTCACAGAGCGGGTTTGTTCCCGGTCAGGCGAGGGGAGCTGTGGCCGGGGGCCACGCCGGGCAGCCCAACGTGCAGCTCCTCCGTgccgcggaggaggaggaggaggaggaggcatggCACACAGGAGCAGCTGATGAAGGCTGCTCCGGGCATGCTGAAAATGCTGAGCATTCACCCGCTGCCCACTCCGAGGGCAGGGAGCGGGGTCGGGGCTCAGTGCCAGCCAGGGACCCCAACCCTGCCGTGccaggaaggagggatggagcgGGACAAGGAGCTGCTTTGTGCCTCCTCACCCCGGCCGGGGAAGATGGGAGTCCTGCGCCCTGCAAGCGGGATGGGACAGCACTGCCTCTGCCCCGCGGTCCCCCCGAGGCAGGGGAGACCCGGAGGGCTACGGGCACGGGGAGGGGGTCCCTCCAGCCCCGAACGGTGGCTGCCCCGTCAGCTCTGGGTCCATGCAGGCGTTTCCTGCGCTGGAGGAGCACGTGGCAGAGCAGGACCACGCACACCCCCATCCTGGCCCTTCGCCCCGCTCCTGCAGAGCCCCCTTGCCCTGGGCACCTCCAGCTGCCACCGCAGGAGCGGGCAGATGCCTCCCGGCCCCCCCTGGGTCGCTGCCCAcctccccccccagctccttcctGTCGTGCATCTGGAAGTGGTTTGCATCGTTCTGCTCCGGCCGCTCCGGGCTCtggtccctgctcccagctgggatAAAATGTTGCAGACCCGCTGTCGAAACCCACTGCCTCCTGGCACGGGGCCTGGCTGCGCCGGCTCCCCCCACgctgccccgctccgctcccaGCCTCCCTCCTTGCCTTTCCCCTGCCATTTCCCGACTGGAAGAGGGACAACCCCAGCGAAGCCACGGCCAGCCGGGATGCTGCCCCGGTGACTCCCCACAATGCCCCAGGCGATCTCAGCATCCCCATGCCATGCCACATCCCTGCATCCCGCATCACTCCGGGCTGGCGGGATTGCAAGGCACCCCTAAAGACAGCAGCAGCCCCCGGGGGAGGTGAGGgcaggcagggggaaggagcCCGACGATCCCGTGTGTGTTAAAGGGGGCATGGGAGAAGCCCCTGCGGATGTGCTGGCACTGGGGGGAGCACCATCCCCCTCCCCGGTGTCCCTGGCTGGGGAGCACACACCCCTGCCCGGGGGGAGAGGAAACATCTGGCAGGGCAGCGAGGCTGAGCAATGCCGGAGCTGGGCCCAAACATCTGGATTTCCCTGGAaactggggaagagaagggggggaCCAGCTCCCTAGGGGGGCTGGTCGGGGGGCTGGGACAAGGGCTGGCCGAAGGGAGCTGCGGGCAGAGCGTGAGCGTGGCAGGGACGGGGACAGTCCCCCGTGCCCGGTGTGCctggctcttcctctccctccctttctcctctcctccgcCCAGGCCGAATTCCTCGGCAATGACATCTCCGTCCACTCACCCCCTCAGCCCTCCCTGCATCCTCCCCCTGCGCTCCCCCTGGACGGCCCCGATGCCCTCGGTGGGGCAGGGGAGCCGTGCCCGGCGGTGCCCGGCCATACCTACAGCCCGGTgcggagcaggcaggggctgccctcaCTCACGAGGCCGCGCCAGCTGCCTCCTGCCGAGGCCAAGGGAAGGCAGCCGAGATGAAAAACAGCTGCCTCGGTCTCCAGGGCGGGACGAAAACGCCCCCCAAACACACAGCCGTCTCCTAGCAAAGCGCCCTGCTCCCGCAGGACATGGCCCAGCCTGATGGCATCCTCATCCtcggaggaggtggaggaagcagagggCTGCCCAAGATATGCCCCAGGAGCGCGCGATCCCTGGGTGATGCCAGCACCCGGGGGATTCGGGGCTGGCACCTCTGCCCCGCAGCCACATGCATTTTTCTCTGTGCAACGAGGGGCAAGAGGTGCCcgggctcagccctgctcccccgCGGGGTACAGGGGGGAGCAGCGGCTCGGGGGCACCCCAGGGCCCCACTCCGGCGCTCGGGGTGGCTCTCGCCCAGCACGGGATGAGtcagaggaggaggctggaggccGCCCCGAGCCCGGAGCTGCTCCTGGCCGCAGCGTGACCCGTCACTGCGGGGAGGCTCCAGGCCACGGCTCGAGGGCGGAGGTGCTCCCCCCATGGCCGCTGCACCCCCAAATTGCCCCAGGGAGGGTGCTGGCAGAAGCCCTGGCATCCCACACCCTGCCACGGCACTGTGCACCGGCACCCCACCGCAGCCCACTGTGTTCGGGGGCACCCAGgcatcccctccctgctctgaCACCCACGCCTTGTCCCttgcaccccttccctccccagcacccatcccACAGCCCCACGCACCTTCCCACCGCCCCAGACGCCCACTCTCCCCTTTTCGCACGCTCTCCTCCTTCCCGTGCACCCCCTTTTCCCTTCCACACCCCGCTTTTGCACGCTCGCACCCCCGCGGGCACCCCCACGCCCTGCTCCACCCCACGCAGCTTCACGCACACCCCCTGCCCGCTCTTTCACCCCTTTGCAGGCTggcacacccaccccccccgcaGCCTTGCACCCCTTtgcacacacaccaccaccccccccccccggtacctcTCTGCCGGGCCATGGCGCGGGCGCCCTCACatcgcggcggggccggggccggggccggggccggggccgggaccgggaccgggaccggggcagctctggcccggctcggctcggctcggctcggctcgcaCACGCCCTGCGGGCCCCCAGCACAGCCCggtcggggcggggggaggcggggaaggGCTCCGCATCCTCCTCGGAGCACCACCGCcatctgcagggagctggggccgggggcgggcggggaaagcAAAGCAGCGGAGCCGGGCTGGATAAAGCCATTTCACCTTTAATTGTAAGCAAAAAATCACTCTCACGCGGATTCTCCGACAccagcaaataaaataaactctAACAAAACAGAGAAAGTGAATCACTGTAGTCCAGTCAGAAAACAAcccatatttatatatatatttatagatatgtCGTTTGTAGAGTAGCAGTGAAAGGCAAGTATGGGCCAGTGCTTTCCCGATAAATTACATTCTTTACATCCCAACAAGGTCTAGCGGCTGGAAAGTGGCTGGAAACAGAAACCGGGGAGCGTGGGGGGCCGGGGGTGTGGGGGCAGAGGGGTCCTGCCCAAAACGTGTGCCCGAAGAGAGGATGGGAGAGGTGCGAGAAGGGAAGGTGCTGCCTGGTGCCGAGCCCTGCCTGCACGGCCGCGGGGGGCCAGGCAGCGCTGCCCAGACTCCGGCGGCCACGGTGCCCATCGAGCCGTGCCCTGCTCCTTTCTGCCCGGCTGCATCGCCCCGGTTCATCGCCCCGTTGCCCTGCTGCATTCCCCAGTGCATCACCCCGTTGCGGGCGCATCTGCAGTTAGAAACGCAGCAGGAGCCGCCCCGGGGTCCCACCGGGACCCCTGCTCTGTcaccccccgccccatcccgcGGTGCTCCATCttgccagcatcccagccctgccctccgcCAGCCCAGTGCCGGGCAGGTTTTGGCAGTGTACGTGTCCTTGCGGTCCTCactgcagcagctggcacaggagggacccggggggggtgtgtgttaaaaggggggctggaggggggcaAGGCGGGATGCCGGCCTGGCTTTGCCGGGAGCACATCAGTCTGGCAGTGAGTCGGCCCCCAGGCTCTTCCCAAGTCTCGGGGTGAAGGCGCAGGGGGCAGAGGGGCACCCCGGGGGGCAGAGGGGCACCCTGGGTGCAGGGGCCGGAGGCAGCCGACCCCCGGGGAGGAGGAAAGCCGCCCCACTGCCCACACGCTGGAGCCGGCGCGCTCCCGGCTGGCCAAAAGCAGAGCCAGGCACTGCCCCTGCCAGCGTGCCCAGGGGAAGAGGGGGGCACAAAGCACAGAGACCCCCCGACACCTCCCCTCCTGGCTGAACCGTGCCTGCTCCGGTGCAGggtctgcccccagccccatcaCCCTGCTGCGAGAGGCAGGTTCAAGCCCCCCCAAGCCCTTTTCCCACAGGAGGAGCGAGgcggggggcagagccggggggctgggggagaggagaaggggggaTCCTAGTAAAAACCGGCTGAGAGCCCTAAAGCGGTTACACGGCGTGACACGGACTGAGCTCAGGGCCGAGGCGGGCTCAGAAGAGGAAGGCTTTCTTCTTCAGCTCATTGCGCTTCCAGAGGGCCAGCTTGCTGAACTCCTCGGGGGGCATCTCAAAGACCCGCAGGAAATCCTCAGGGGAGAGGTGCCgctgcagggggagaggagggtgacgGGGTGCCGGGTCCCCCCCTCCGTGCCCCGCCAACCCCGGCTCAGCCCCTACCTCCAGCCTGGTCCTGTCCACGCCGGGTGGCAGCTTCACACGGCCTCGGTTTGTCACCATCAACATTTCGTAGGGGTAGATCTGCAAGGCCGGGGGGAAGCTGTAAGACCCTCTCCAcagcccccccatccctgcccaagcccccgcagcccccagccccgctcacctTTTGCTCCAGCATGCTGGGCAGGGAATTGCCTCTGTCCATGCGCCCACGCTGGCCGTTCTGAGGGGGCAAAGCCTGACGTCAGCTGCgacccccacctccccaaaggGCTGCCCTCTCCCACCCGAACTGAAGCCAAGGCGATGGGCTCCAGCCCGGGGACCGGCACACCCACCCTCCCCATCTccagctctcccctctcccctccggaACCCATCACAGAGGTGGCCCcggtgtccgtccccccccgccgGTGTACATCACCCTCTCGCTGGGTCTCCGCACCGGCAGCCAGACGAGTGCTTACCTGCAGgcctggaaaacagagaggagctgggctcagccctggggaaccccCACTGTGTACCCCCCCCATCCTTCCCCGGGTGATGACATGACCCGAGAGGTGGTTTTCCACCCTCTGCTGAGCCCAGGCTTGCCCCAGCATCCCCCATCCCTGGGGACATCCCCCATCCCTGGGGACATCCCCGCATCCCCCGGGACACCTCCgcatcccccatccccagggTCATCCCCACGCCACGGGCTGATGCTCACCCGGACTGCCCTTATCGCTGCCCGCCGAGCTGAACTCTGCCGACTGCAGCTGCAAGGGGACAGGGGACAGCGTCAGAGCGGTGCCACCCTCAGACCCTGTCCGAGGTCGTGTGGCCCCGGCAGCACGGGGGGCAGCTGCTTGCCCACTCACCCGGGTGAGGGTGCTCCTGCCGGAGGCGGGCAGCGAGGAGCTCTTGTAGCTCCCCATGTGCAGGGCTACAAGAGAGCAAGAGACGGtcagaggtgcaggcagggctgcgggagctggcaggggtgcaggcagccagAGCCACCGGgtggggaagggatgggatgcGGGAAGAGCATCCCACGTACATGTGTGGAAGGGTGTCCGGTCCGGCAGCGAGCGGGTTTTTCTCCGGATGGGGAGAGatttctccatctcctccttcagGATCAGCTTCCCGAGGTTGGAGGTGACCTGGGGGCGAAGGGACATGGGTGGGGGTCAGTGTCAGCACGTCCCCAGCCCCTTGCAGGGTGCCCGCCCGCCCACTCTGCCCCTCACCTtgctcagctcctgcctctgGAGCTCCCGCAGGTTCTTCATCTCCTCCGtcaggtcctcctcctcctcctcccctctcttgGAGGCCATCCGCCTCCTCCACTCCGTCTCTGGGAGAAAAGAGGGGATGTTATATCCATCCCCAGCACCCCCGCAGGGTCTCTGGGGGGGGGATAAACCCCCTGGTGCAGCCCACCCCCTCGCCTGCCCCTGTTCCCCACCTACCCACGACGGCCAGGGATGGGGGGCACGGCCAGTAGTCGGTCTCAATCTTGGCAGGCTGGTTGGGGTCTGGGGGCTGCGCCGCTGGGAACTTGGAGGATTCGATGATCAAGTCCTCTATGAGATGCTTCCCGTGGTGGGCGCCGGGATGGTGCTCTGCGGGGCACAGGGGGTGAGGCAGCGCCCCGGGGTGCCCCGTCCCGTGGGACAGACACCCCTGCTCACCTTTCTGCCTGTAGATCGGAGGCTTCTTGTATATGTTGAGCTCCGTTGTGTCGgtctctgcaaggaaaaaggggTTGGGGGCCAGGAATAGGGAATAGGGAGCTCACGGCTCTGGAAAGGTGCTTGCCTGGACCCCCTGCCCGGACCCCCCGGTCTGCGCTGGGGCTCAGGGTCAGGCAGCGCTGGGGGGGTCACGGTGCCGGAGGAGCGTACCGGGTCGGTGGAAGTGCTGCACGCTGCTGCGGGCCGAGCTGCTGCCCTGGCGAGAGGTGGCCTGCGGGGTGCTGCTGGGGGTCCGGCTCTCCAGCCACTCCCGGATGACCTGCGGGCAAGCGGGGCCAGTGAGCAGCGAGACCCCCAGCAATTCGGCATCGCCCCCTCCTCCTCGGAGCCCCCACGTGCATCCCAGAGCTGGGGCAAGCGGTGTCAGTACTCACCTCCGGAGACGGAGGAGGGGAGATGGATTTGGGAGACAGGGAGCGCTGCAGAAGGCAAGAAGCAATTTATTTCAGCAGCCCCACATGTGCCCTCTGGGACCCCTCCGTCAGGGGGGCTTCCCCCCACCGGCCCCCAAAAACAACTGGGGGATGCGAGCGGCCCTGGGGCACCCTCACCTCTCGGCTCCGGGGCAGCTCCACGTGCTCCATGAGCGAGTAGGTGAAATGGGGTTCGTAGATCATCAAGTCGGGGCGCTCGATGTCCAGGATCGCTTTGTCCTTGGGGATGGCGGCCAGGTCCTTGTAGCCCAGAACCTCATTGTCCATTTTGgcctggaaggaaggaaggaaggaaaagcgCCTTCGTTTTTGCGTGTGGGAAGGGAACGTTGGGGAACAGGGAAAGCTTCCCCCAGGCTGGCATCCTCTGTGGTCCCTCCGGGGTGATGGAGAAGGGTTTGGGGAGGCACACCCCGACCCCACGGATGGAGGGATGTGGTGGGAAGATGGGAGCGACTTCTTACCACGATGCTGGAGGGCGATCCGGGGACGCTGGACCCGCGGGAGGAACAGACGCTCCCGGGGGAGGTCAGCGGTTgctggaaggaaaaggggagatTTTAGCAAATCTCATCCTTGGCACGGCCAGCCCAGGTAGGGGCTCGGGGTCATGGTCGGGACCCCGGGGCATGGCAGGGGGGTCCGGGGACACCCCTGTGCCCCATGGACCTCAGTGCACCGGGGCAAAATGTCCTTGGGGATGGGGTATTTCTGGATGGGCGCTGGGGTCTCCTTTGCTCCAGCGTTGTGGTTCAGGGCAGGGGACACCCGGGAGGTGACAGTGGCTTGGCCAGGACACGTTGCCACTAGATGgtgctgccaggctgggctgggaggaggaggaggaggaggaggaggaggaaggcagggccCTGCTAGCAGCATCCCAGGGTGACTCTGCCGATGTCCTTGGCCACCAGCCCCTGCCCTTGGCCACCAGCCCCTGTGTGCCTTCCCTAGGTGCAGGGCTCCCCACTGCCTGcatgcccccagcaccctgccctatgcccccagcaccctgcccacgGCCCCCCCCCTTACCTTCTGCAGTCTTTCCATTCAGCTGCGGGCTGGAGGGGCCGTGTCAGTCACAGGGTCCTGCACGGGGAGAGCAGGGGTTTTGGGGCACTGCCAGGGTGGGCACGGAGCACCCCGAGGTTGGTCCCGGGGCGAGGTGCCcgagggcagcggggctgggcagagcccggctccccaccaCCCTCCTGCTGTGGGGCTGAGTCCGGCAGCCCCCCATGCACTGGACCCTAACGCAGCATGAGGCCAGCACGGCCCCACTGTCAAATATCCACGTGCTGGCAGCAGGACAGGCTTGCCAGGGGATGCCACCGTCCCTGGGGTGGCCGAACAGCTCCAGGTCTGCcccaggggcaggggagaggcacTGGGGCATGCCGGACCCCCACTCACCACTGCCTCTGTGGCTCCACATCCCTCTGGGCGATAACACCGGGCTGGGGCTCAGGTGCTGCCTCTGCAACGGAGACGATAGAGGTGACAGCGGCTTGCAGGATGACAACGGTGTGAAGCTCAACCTTGTCTTCCCGCTCTCCCCGCAGTGGGGGACCCCCCAGTGCCTGCAGCGCCCTGCCTTGCTGCGTGCCGCCCCTGCCCGTGCCGGCTgctggccccgctgcctggcGACGCGGCGGCTGCTGACGAGTGCTGGCAAGCGGAGCAGAGGTAATGAAGCCCTTTGTCCACCGGCAGCGAGCGGCCTTGAGAAGGCTCCAGCGGCAGCAGGACAGGCGTGCTGCGCTcagcccctgccccgcagccccgggtCTGAGCCCTCCCTGTGCTTTAAACCCACAATGCCACACACAAAGGGGAAAATTCCCCATTCTCCTCAAAATTTCTCCTTTCAGAGGGGAGGGCATTGGGAAAACCTCGTGCAATCCaggcaacaacagcaacagcagcgcGGAGCCCTCCAGCCttgaagcccccccccccagcagcctgtGCACAGGGGTGGGGAGATGCCACCGCCTCTGGgcgcccccagccccactgccccccagccccacggctcGCAGCACGGGCACAGAGCCCATCCCCGCAGGATGCGGAGTTGGAGAAGGACCAGATCTGACAAAACCCAGAGcatcctccagctgctggcagccagcttGGCATGAGGTACTGCCCTCGGCTCGCTCCTCCAAGGGTTGAGCCAGGACGAGGAGGCTCCAGGCTTGAGCCTTGTCTCTCCTTTGAGACCACTCCACCACAAATAAACCCCGCttcagcactggggggggggtcGACCTGCTCACACCCATCCCCAGCACCTCCCAAGCCCTCCTGGGGCCTGCAGGACCCAGTACCAGTGGGACAGGCACCCCCGGATCGGCACCGAGCGCGGTACAAGGCGGCATTGTCTGGGTGAGCAGCGGCCGCCCCACACACCCATGAGCTCACACTTTCCATcggcagagccagggcagcccccccccccccccccccccgcctctggCTCGCACCCCACGGGGCTGGGGGCACGGGCGGGCTGGGGGCAGGCGGTGGGGACGCGGTGGCacgcggcggcggtggcggtgaGCAGGTGGATGAGATAGCAAatagcaggaggcagaggaagcgGCAGAGGCCGGCGGGAGGGTGGGTGCGGGGACGGGTGGATGCGGATCCTGGCGGAGAAGGAAAACAAGCCTGAGCCAGGGGTGCGGAGAGATGCCGCGACGGAGCCGAAGGGCTGGCAAGGGGTGCCGGGGCTGCACAACCAGCTCGGGCACGGTTCCCGTCCCCCCCCGGCCAGGGGACGCGGGGACACCTTATCTGGCGCAGGCAGGGAGCCACCGCCCCGATGGCAGCCTCTCTCCCCATGGCAACCTCCAATCTCCCCGGCAGCCCTCGCTGGCAGGTCCCCCCTGCACGCTCCCTTGCTCGCCGAGATAAGGCCGGCCAGGCGCGTGTTTGGGATTTTCCTGGCCAGGAGAGCGAAGGGGAGTGGGGCGAGGGGGGGTAATGCCGTGCCCCCCTCCCGGGGCGATGCTGCGGGTACGCACGGCGCTTTGCCGGAGCGGGAAGAGAAAGGTGCTGGGCAGGGATGCACGGGAAGGGGAAGAgcgatggagggagggatggacagacggacagacCACGTGCCGGTGGTGGCTCGCCAGGCTGCAGGGGTGCCGGCCCCCCCTGCGCGGCACATCCcgggggggccgtggggagggctgcCGCCGCAGCGGGAAGAGGCCagttccctcctccccaccccgaGGAAATCCGGATTTGACTTTTCGCAGCCGCCAAAGCCATCAGCGCCCAGCACGCGGGCCAGGGGCCAGGCTGCACGAACCCCCTcgccgggggggtggggtgggcagggacccccagccttcctcccctctccctcctcctcctcctcactgcctgCCTTGCCCTTGTGTTGTGCTGGGCACGGGCACCCTGGCGCTCCCGCagctgccccggctccccgccaGCGGCGGAGGGGGGGTGGACGCAGCGGGGTCACAAGTTCCCCGAACAGACGGTTCCCGCCAGCCCTGGGAACGGCGTCCGGTgcttcccagcccagccccggcctcctcctcctcctcctcctcctcttcccaccgcaaaccccaaacaaacacgGCACGGGAGAGGCACCGAGCATCCTCCCCGCCTCGCCGGGGGAAACCGAGGCACCGCCGCACATGGGGGCCCCATTGGCAACTCGATCGCAGCAGGGCCGAGCTGGCGGGGAGCACGTGGATCCCCGACCCGCGTCTCACCGGTGTCCGGTTCCTCCTTTGTCCTGTTTCTCGCCCTTTCCCTCCCCGCCGGAGCATTGCCCTGCCGAGGGGAGCGACCCTTCAGCTATTGACAGCCCATTGCTTCCGTGCCATTGcaccctgcctggcacagccctgccgaGGGACGCCTCGGTGGCCTTAAAAGCCACCAGCTGCCAGCGCCTGGCCCATGGGATTTTTCCATCCCCTGGGGCAGAGGATGCACCCTGCCCGTCTCCCGTCCTGTGGACACAGGgctgctccgtgcctcagtttccctggctgggggggggatAGCAGCAATCCGTCCGCCCCATCCAGGAGCAGCTGGAGATGAAGGGGGCATTTCCCCCTCCTCCGGCTGCTCGGTTCCTCCCATCCGAGGGATCTGGGCCaacccagctgctctcctggcccccagccctgccaggaggctCCGAGCTCCCCGACAAGTTTAGAGTGGGGATGCGTGGCGCTCGCCCTAAAGCTCctggattgggggggggggtccatcCCCAGCCCCGATGGCCATGCCGCAGCCCGCTTTGGGCAGCAGCTCACGTGGCACGTAATCTGGGATTAGAATGGGATTAGCCTGCTCATCCCGCATGCGGAGGGGCCGGGAGGGACCCGCCGGGGGTGTGTGCGGAGGCCGCGTCCCTCTGGGGCTCCCGGCGTGGGTCTGGTGATACCCCCGGCCCCCGAggagcccccagctctgccagccccggGCACCATCCCGTGGGATGCCCTGCATTGAGCACCTCAGGGTGGCGGGTCCCTGGGTACCCCGGTGCCGCGCATGGGGCCACCACAGCGAGGTACccacctggcaggacaccgggTAGTGGGATGTGAccgggggctccccggggccgaGGTGGCAGCTGGTGGCCCAGGTCTTCCCGGGAGAGGCTGGGCTTAGCCCTGCCTGACCACTGGCCCCGCATGCCCACAGCCAGAAGCCGACACCCCCCCCGCCCAGAGATGGCTCCATCCATGGCCAAGAGCTGGGGGGCTGGACATTGCACCCCAGTTTTGCCCCTCCAGGTAGCCCCCCGATGCTCCGCGGCAGCGGGGCGATGGGAGTTTGGCCCCTCGGTGCCTTGCCAACGTGGCTGGATggggccaggaggagcaggggggCTCCAAAATCCCGTCCCCATGGCGAGACCCTGACTGGCACGGCCCCACCACGCTGCACCCAGGGAGCATCAAACTCCGTCACAGCCTGCGCCCGGGGGGAGTGGGatgggggtgcccccccccccagcaacacCGCTGAGACCTCACAAACTCACTCCACAAGTGGGGCTGGGAATGGCTGGGCTGCTCTGGCCTCCTCCCTTGGGATACACGGTGCCGACGGCAATGTCCCCAGGGAAGGAGGACAGGGGATGTCCCTGCTCCGCCGGCAGCGGCCGAgccctgctgggggggggtgtcccggggggggtgtgtggggtgaagtggggtgctgggagcactgTGCTGCCACGGAGGGGTATGCGGGTGGGAGCGCCGGGAGGGGTACCCCCATCGGTGATGGAGCCCGTGTCCTCGCGTCCCCGCCT from Aptenodytes patagonicus chromosome 24, bAptPat1.pri.cur, whole genome shotgun sequence encodes:
- the DMTN gene encoding dematin, translating into MERLQKQPLTSPGSVCSSRGSSVPGSPSSIVAKMDNEVLGYKDLAAIPKDKAILDIERPDLMIYEPHFTYSLMEHVELPRSRERSLSPKSISPPPSPEVIREWLESRTPSSTPQATSRQGSSSARSSVQHFHRPETDTTELNIYKKPPIYRQKEHHPGAHHGKHLIEDLIIESSKFPAAQPPDPNQPAKIETDYWPCPPSLAVVETEWRRRMASKRGEEEEEDLTEEMKNLRELQRQELSKVTSNLGKLILKEEMEKSLPIRRKTRSLPDRTPFHTSLHMGSYKSSSLPASGRSTLTRLQSAEFSSAGSDKGSPGEHQPNGQRGRMDRGNSLPSMLEQKIYPYEMLMVTNRGRVKLPPGVDRTRLERHLSPEDFLRVFEMPPEEFSKLALWKRNELKKKAFLF